Part of the Mauremys mutica isolate MM-2020 ecotype Southern chromosome 1, ASM2049712v1, whole genome shotgun sequence genome is shown below.
TGCAATTCCTGTGCTCTGAGTAACAAATGGCTTCTTTGTAAGAATGGaaggagagagacaaagaaaCTGAGGATATGTGACAGTATTGCCCAGTGGACTGATTGAATCTTTAGAGGTAAATTGGAGACCTCATGCATTTTATGATAtaacaattaataataaatgaTGTTTGATTTCTGGTTCCCATAGCCACTATACCCACtaccttcccctccccgctccgaaaaaaaaatcagggaccCTATTTTGGCCTTATTACTTGCCTATTGCTCACATACTCTCAACCCTTGAACAATCTACCCAGCCTTCCCTTCAGAGGTATCTGGCAGACAGCAGATTTGTAAAAGGATCAATTCTGCTGACAATTAATTTAACAGCAGTTTTGTAAGTGGGTATAACTGGATTTTCAACAAAGTCCCTTGTCCAGTGTGTCTGTTTGCAAGCAGATGCTATGCTTGGGTGTTTGGCAGTGCTTGACTTGGGGGCTGTTAGTTGGCAAGTGTCAGATATCTCAAATAAATATTCACTTTTCCACCTAATTTTAGCTCAGTCCTTTCTGGTCAGATACACAATTTCTGATATCACCAGGGGGTCAGTAGGTTTTCTGGAGCCCTCCTTTCTCTTTACCTAAGGAAGCTAGTGCTCTGCTTGAATTCTGCCATGATATAAACTAGCATAATAATTTTAAACAGATAGGGCGTTGAATTGATTTATTATGAACTGCGGAATGTGGAATAGAGATCTCTGCAGGTGCTATCCCAGCATATTTTCTCTGTGTCTTTAACAATACAAGCATGTAAATCTGGATTGCTCATCTTCAGCTTTGAAAGTTTCCCTGATTTTAGAAGTACATACTAAGCATTCCAATCTCTGCTTTTCATCCTTGGAGATCTTTGGATCGCAAAGAGCTTTTAATGTTGAGTGCTCTACTTACTTCCAGTTACCTTTTTCATCTAAGTAAATTCACAAGATTTCACACTTTTTCTCTATCACTTTAAAAGTCCAGTTAGGTGAGATGGGTGGCATGTGACAATAATTGAGCatctccaaaaaaaaaagatgctatTTTCTAATATTGATCAATGCACTTAATtagaataagaaaaaaaacagtaTTTTCCGTAGAGCCAgtcagtttctctttctcttcttccctcctGTCTAGTTTCCTcctacagatttaaagaaacattaCAGATCTCATTATAATGAGAGCTTAATGTGAGCTTGGAAGCATAAGGTGCTCAGTACCCACTAAGAGATCCTCAGTGTCTGGCAGGACCAGCCCTTTCTATCAGCAATACATTTTGTTCAATATACAGCTCTTAGTAGATATTAGGCTGAAGCTTCATCATCACCACTAGTGCCACAATGGTATTTAATTTTTCACAAGAAATAAACAGCCTGCTTTAAATACTTGTAAATGCTGTTAATCATACTTGAAGTCCCTAATTACACATGATAATTTACTAATGTTTTAAACATAATGTATTTATGGAAGATAATTAATTTCTCTGCATGTAAGTAAATTTAATCTTATTAATATTATAAAGACAAATTAGAATGCCATATTTCTTCATTATTTAAACACATAACCTCAGAATGGAAATAACCCCTCAAGAAATTACAAACCAAATGTTTTCTAAATAGAAAACCATCATCATTGGTACACTGTCTTGCAAGGTTATTATCATGCTCTCTCATCCTGATTAAGTGTGACTATTAATTCTGAAAAGGCTAGTTGCTGATCCCTGTGTTTTGAGTAACCCTAGCTCACTGCCATTTTTTCTCCATTCCActctctgttttcctttaaaaactaATGACAATGATGTTGATGATAGAACCAACCTGTTGCCACTTCACAGTCTTTGAGAAGAGGACTTTCACCTCATTTCCTCATCTtacttatgtatttatttttcgtCTCTCCCCGTGGGATATCAACTGTAAAGTAATGAAATGAATGGTGTCATTGTGCTATGATATAGTGTCATTAACATGTTTGACTGCAAATTCCCATGACTCTGCACCACTGTTCCATTTCTATGCAAACAATAATGGATAGGCACTGGGACCATTGTGAAAACCGGAGACACAACTTGTAGGATAACACATTGGCTGGAAGTTAACACAAGTCACTATCTTTATCTTCCTGTGTTTCACATTATCACTTGTAGCCTGTGCTCTATGCCCTGAGGAAAGGAATTTGGAAATTTTAAAAGGGATATAAAACCTTATGCTTCAGGGGATAAACTAAACCTAACTGTGGAAGTTATGAAGAAATTTCCCCTATGGGCAAGTTATTCCGCTGCTGTCCATTGTAGGTTTCTTACTCTTCCTATAAAGTATCTGGTATTGACTCTTCTCAGAAACAGATTACTGTATAAAATTACTCTAGATTGGAAGAATGGAAAGGTGGCAGAGAGTCACCTGTGCTGTTCCTTTACTCTCAGAATTCACAAAATCAAAATTCACTTTCCATGAGCATTTACCAACTTTTCACTCAAAATCACATTTTTGGCCAACAGTGCTAGAGTatatttgtggaaagcaaaaaTCAATAAGGATGTAAGCCTGCTAAAAGCACATTCACCTAAATATTCATATTGTATTCATCCAATTGTAAATAAAATTGAGCCAATTCAATTATATCAATTTTATAAATAAAGCAGGAGTCTCATGCTGCACATTGTGCACCTCCAGTAGGACTTTATTAATTTCTGGGATCAAGAATGTAGATACCCAACTTATTTTAGCACATGTGAACTTTCTAGGTCTTGGCACTGAGCCCAACAGGCTTATCTACATCCAGTTCATCTCCCTTTGTCCATGTTGTTCTTCTTGTCTGCAAACTGGACCATGATCTAATTACAGTTTCAGGTTATTGTCCCCCTGCATAAAGTTCTTCTTTTCTCCTGCTGGAGAGCCTTATCTTCCTAGATGGCCTTATTCCTCTCCATGAAGGATCTTGTTCCATTCTTGGAGGGCTTTGTTCTCCTCATCAAGGGCTTTCTTCTCCTTTTGAAGGGCCTTGTTCTCTTCATGGAGGGCCCTGTTCTCCTCACGAAGGGCAATTTTTTCCTCCTGGAGGGCTTTCCCCTGATTCTGAAGGGCCTTTTCCTCTTCCTGAAGGGCTATCTCATCCTTCTGGAGAGCCTTAATCTGCGCTTGGAAGGCCTTGTTCTCTTCCCATAGGGCCACAGTCTCTTCCTGAAGTGCTTTTTCCTCCATTTGGAAGGCTATTTCCTGTTCTTGGAGAGCCTTGATTTCTTCCCAAAGGGCTTTGTTCTGTTTTCGGAGGGCCTTTTCCTGCTTCTCAAGAAACTTTTTCTCTTCAAAGTAATCCATTTTCCTCTCCTGGAGGATCTTGTTGTCATCAGAAAGGGCTTGGTTCTCTGCTCGAAGGGCTTGATTATCTTTGTGGAAGACCTTGTTCTCCACACGGAAAGCCTTGTTCTCTTCCCggaggacctgattctcctcttgaaGCAACTGGTTCTCCTTCCAGAGAGCTTGATTAAGCTGCATCTGGTGGGAGGaagggtgcagcagagggaaacAGCTGCTCATGCCATCATTGAGTTCAAGCATTTTGTCACTTAGCTACACCCTCCAAAGGGTGGGCTGTAGTCTGAACTTTGTTTAGCTTGTTTTATCATCAGATTGAAAATGGAGGTGAAGTCTCAGTAAGCATCTCTGAAGAAGAAGGTCATGAAACACAGAATTAAACATGTAGCATTTAGTTATGGAGTCCAAAGCACAGTAATGGTAAACCTGATTTTCATACCTGACAAATATGGTATATTCTCTTTCAGTAAACATATATGAGTAAAATTATTTTAGGAGACTAAATTAATTATCTGTTTATTGGGAGTGGGGGAGCTACCACTGTTTGTATAGTGTTTTGATCATTTAAAACCAGATTTTCCTTTGTGACACCAGTGTAAGTCCAGAGTAATTCCCCTGAAGTAACAGATTTACACAGATCTAGCTTTAATTTCTGAAATTTGAAGAAACTGACTTTGAATTAAGCTcatctttgttttttttatgCACAAGTTCATATTCCAGTTTTTGAATGACATATAAACCTTTGTGTATTAGAACAACAATTATACAATACTGAAGTAAATAAACTTCATGTCCTATTGTATAAATAAGTTCTGCATTGTGCCTTTAAAATACCATTGTTTGTAACTCACTAATAAATGGCATTGTCATTAAGCAATCGCAACACAgactttcaaatatattaagttaTTAACTTTCCTAATTAAAAGATATGATGTCTGATTCTTATTTCACTTTAGTTTAAAATTGATATAAGTCTCCTGAGTTAAACACAGTCATTTTCAGTTCACTCCAGTGTATGTAAAATAAAACTCAGGCCACATTTTAGACACTAGTGATAAACATATGACACCAataacagtgcttaatttgtgccgtgGCTTGCCAGAgctgagtcccagcacctctcttcttggcagttcatagccctggcccCTCTAGGATTGCTGCATTAGTTATGAATGTATAAAAAAAAtagcttgagcccc
Proteins encoded:
- the LOC123348596 gene encoding coiled-coil domain-containing protein 70-like; translated protein: MLELNDGMSSCFPLLHPSSHQMQLNQALWKENQLLQEENQVLREENKAFRVENKVFHKDNQALRAENQALSDDNKILQERKMDYFEEKKFLEKQEKALRKQNKALWEEIKALQEQEIAFQMEEKALQEETVALWEENKAFQAQIKALQKDEIALQEEEKALQNQGKALQEEKIALREENRALHEENKALQKEKKALDEENKALQEWNKILHGEE